Genomic DNA from Pseudomonas fluorescens:
TAGAACCCGCTGAACCACTTCATCAGCATTTTCCCACCCACACTGTTCAAGTGCCTCATGAAGAATTCGACTCCGATCCATCAGCACAAGCTCATCCATGTATCACGTCCTCATCATTACAGAGCATTGGCATTTCATCAGGTGCGATGGAGATTACAGAATCGCTAGACTGGTTAGCCCTTCCAACACACCATAATGATTGCCAGTCTTCTTCCCTTATACTTGAAAAGAAAACAATATCGAAACACGACACTTTTTTAGACATTCTAGGAAGCGTTATATTATTACCGAAGAAATCTATTGTTGGTGACTTGGCTATGGTTACCTCAGGCTCGTTTTCGGAGCAAAAAGTTTTGATGGCCTTACTTTCTTTAGCATCAACACGAGCAGTGAAAATATTCTCGCCATAATCGAGCTTGCGAATGACATCACCTTTGAAAAGCTGGGCGTAAAGTTCGATATATCGCTCATCCTGCTGCGTCAAGTCTAGGGTTTTCAATCTGAGCTGCTCAGGGATTTTCGAGGCAATAATTCTGGAGCACTCAGCAACCTCTACTATTTTTTTCAATCGACCAAAAATTTCAGTGTAGTCACCATACGTCCCATCCCAAAGACGCATAGGTTCACCGTTAAAAACAATTTCAACCGAAATCCTAGACTTCGGATATTTTACAACGAAGTCATAGGCTCTTTTAATACGGTGATAATGCCTTAAATTATTGAACGGTTGTCCTAACCAACCAGCAACGTCGAACGTGTAGGTTGCGTCTACTTTATAGCGGTCATGAATGAAATACCGATAAGTCAAAAATCCGTCTAAAGCAGAACCTTCAATATCAAATTGTTTTGAACCCTTACCCATGAATGACTCAGTAGCAGCCAGCTCAAATTCTGCTTCATCACTGACAAAATAGATGCACGTTTCAAGTCGTCTTTTTCCGGGAGTGAGCGTTAGCACCCCCCCAACAATAACCTCATTCAGATGTTCAAATAGTTTCGACCCAACAAACTTGAAATCCTTTGTAGGTATGTGAATCGGCTCACCCACTTCAGTCATGTTTTGCCATGCCTGATCAGCAGAAGCATTGGCTTCATCATCATTAAAAACTATCTGAATTTCTGGTGCAGGGTCAGTGATCGGAATCAGCTCATGCACGACAGAACCGCTTGTAGCAGTGACTACAACCTTAAAGTTTGGATCAATGCTATTTATTGATTGTTCATAGCCTTCAACGACCGCCGAGACGTCGAAATTTCCCGGACTACCTGCCTTCGTAATCAGGGATATGGTTGCTTCGATAATCCCCGCACGAATTTTGTTTTCAGCCTCAAATGGTGCCATCGGAATCACACCAACCAGCGAAGAAACGTAGGATTGATGAACGGCCTTCATCTCTTTCAAATGAGCGACAGTGTGAAACGTTTCTTCGTTGTCGATTAGCTTGGAGCACGAATAGCACATCCAAATACCGTTATCGAAATGTCGTCTTTGGGCTTTTGTCTGATTTGGGTCATACCGTTTGGCACCCGGCCCGCTCGCAGCAGCACAAATATGTGCAGCGACACCGATACTATTTTTCCTGTCACCCGCATCCGTTGAGCCAATCGTGAAGACACGACAACGAGAACAGAGGTTCGCGGCCCTCACAAGCAACTCAATCTTTGTCGTTTCAGAAAAGTCGTCACGGGTGCTCACGCTGGCCCCTTCTTCAACAACCCTTGTTGCTTTGTTCTTCCGTGGTGCCATCGTGCGTAACTCGCCATCGTGTGAGCGGAATCCTGTACAGGCGTTTTAACATCGAACGCTTGGGCACACCAAGAAATGGTGCTGGGATCGACACCCGAAAACGACCACAACCCAAGACAGAATTGGGCTACGCTGAGCTGTGCTGGCTTACCTCGACCGCAAAATTTTCCTTCGTAGTCCCGCTTTCCGAAGACGTAGGTCCGACCCCACGCTTCCTCGCCTTGTCCCGGCGGCATCTGCACGACCTTTCTTCGCAGAACGACAAATCCAAACACTGACCGCTTTCATTCCTGGTTGCGACTTTCCGGCGCGGGGGCTTTCCACCCGCGCCGCAATACCGCTGCGCGCCTTGAAAGTTCAGCTTTTTTGCCGCTGACCGATCAGTCAGTAATTCTTTTGGCGAATGGCCATCTTCGCTGAACTTTTGAAAAACGCCTCGGGTCACACCGAGTAACCATACTGGAACGGTTGTTTAAATAAACGCGCCTTGGCGCCAGCGCCAAACCAGACGTCACGGCTTCGGTCCCAGCATGGATTTGTCGTTTTTTCAGGAGTTTTCCAATGGAGTTGAAGCCTATGAATACCTGCACTGCCAAACCCTCATCCACTGGCCTGCGCGGCTTGAAGTTGGCTGCCCTGGCGATCGGTAGCAGCTTCATTCTCGCCGGTTGCGCCGGTAATCCACCTTCGGAGCAGTACGCGGTGACCCAATCGGCGGTCAACAGCGCCGTCAGCGCCGGCGGTACCGAATTCGCTGCTGTGGAAATGAAATCGGCCCAGGACAAACTCAAGCAGGCGGAAATCGCCATGCATGACAAGAAGTACGACGAAGCCAAGCGTCTGGCCGAACAGGCCGAGTGGGACGCCCGCGTCGCCGAGCGCAAGGCTCAGGCCGCCAAGGCCGAACAAGCACTCAAGGATTCTCAGAAAGGGGTTCAGGAACTGCGTCAGGAAGGCATGAACAAGGTTCAGTAAGCCGTTCACGCCATGACGTACTTCTCATTGATAAAAGGACGACAGACTATGATGCACAAACACTTGATGATGCCCGCCCTGCTCGCTGCCTGCGTAGCCCTGGCCGCTTGCTCCCACGACCCGAACGCGAACCTGGAACAGGCCCGCACCAATTACAACGGCCTGCAGGCTGATCCAGCGGCGACCAAAGTGGC
This window encodes:
- a CDS encoding DUF4398 domain-containing protein; this encodes MELKPMNTCTAKPSSTGLRGLKLAALAIGSSFILAGCAGNPPSEQYAVTQSAVNSAVSAGGTEFAAVEMKSAQDKLKQAEIAMHDKKYDEAKRLAEQAEWDARVAERKAQAAKAEQALKDSQKGVQELRQEGMNKVQ